One window of the Thermococcus sp. P6 genome contains the following:
- the pcp gene encoding pyroglutamyl-peptidase I yields the protein MKVLVTGFEPFGGERINPSWEALKDLPEEVEGARLIKRRLPVTFRGVRRVLPRLIVEEKPDVVVLTGQAGGRPNVTVERVAINVMDSRTPDNEGFAPEDEPVFEGAPAAYFSTLPVKAIVDALRKAGIPAGVSNTAGTYVCNAAMFTALHTIAVAGMETRAGFVHVPFSHGQVLEKAKPSMSLETIRKAIEVAVRTSLMVR from the coding sequence ATGAAGGTCCTCGTAACAGGCTTCGAGCCCTTTGGAGGCGAGAGGATAAACCCCTCGTGGGAAGCCCTGAAAGACCTCCCGGAGGAAGTAGAGGGTGCCCGGTTGATAAAGCGCAGGCTCCCGGTTACCTTCAGGGGCGTTCGGAGGGTTCTCCCGAGGTTGATCGTGGAGGAAAAGCCGGATGTTGTGGTGCTGACCGGACAGGCCGGAGGGAGGCCCAACGTGACGGTGGAGAGGGTTGCGATTAACGTTATGGACAGCAGGACCCCTGACAACGAGGGCTTTGCCCCGGAGGACGAACCGGTGTTTGAGGGTGCCCCGGCAGCTTACTTTTCAACGCTTCCGGTAAAGGCCATCGTGGATGCTCTGAGAAAGGCAGGAATCCCGGCAGGGGTTTCCAACACCGCCGGAACCTACGTCTGCAACGCCGCGATGTTCACGGCGCTCCACACGATAGCCGTTGCGGGAATGGAAACGAGGGCAGGTTTCGTTCACGTCCCCTTCAGCCACGGGCAGGTCCTTGAAAAGGCGAAACCCTCCATGAGCCTTGAGACGATAAGGAAGGCCATTGAGGTCGCCGTTAGAACTTCGCTGATGGTCCGGTAA
- a CDS encoding DUF460 domain-containing protein, whose product MRPILILGVDIIGENPKRFAVVSWFNGRLEKKGEFTLYRLMRFIQSKRPDVVAMDSITELGQDLRKFLRSLPAGTKLVQVTGRPGEGRTLQSLAREHGITVTDRFDPYEEAKLSALLASRGVGYEVLAFEDEVRVKVTRGRSHGKGGWSQDRYRKRVHNLVRDKVRDISERLRRAGIPFDLEVKEKDYGLARGEFRVYAGREEIAGLIKPMRGGDVEVRIYPVERSELGFAPLRGEEAIRRRKSIIVGIDPGITVGIAAIDLNGRIVALHSERNMPVGEVFRFISDVGHPLIVATDVNPAPGFVEKIARSFKASLFVPPESLRVEEKKELLRNLGVRVDDDHQRDALAAAYKAYLRLKPKLEHIDARLHERGLEGKSEEVKALVLQGYNLGEAMQRVTLRERPAEEEPEGKPEVDVRPYVRKIRELERKIELLERENAELKGIIREQRKTIGRLERRIADYDEEVRKKVLRERELEAKVKRIDLLEKQLREAREVIERLSRHLTTVKRMNVVEVRGSAVPLKVLRILSWRELERIEREVGIRRGDVLYVINPAGAGRGMAEELVEKGIRALITEKPLPGEVVEVLREAHVPFFTGEELNVKRVDEFAVVERETLERAIEELLSRWEEEDREREAERILQLVEEYRLERVRELRRKAEEERR is encoded by the coding sequence GTGAGGCCTATTCTGATACTTGGCGTGGATATAATAGGTGAGAACCCCAAGAGGTTTGCCGTCGTGAGCTGGTTCAACGGCCGGCTTGAAAAGAAGGGGGAGTTCACCCTCTATCGACTCATGCGCTTCATCCAGTCCAAAAGGCCGGACGTAGTGGCCATGGACAGCATCACCGAACTGGGGCAGGACCTGAGGAAGTTTCTTAGATCGTTACCGGCTGGGACGAAGCTCGTTCAGGTGACCGGCAGGCCGGGTGAGGGGAGAACCCTTCAGAGTCTCGCGAGGGAGCACGGGATAACGGTTACCGACAGGTTCGATCCTTACGAGGAGGCGAAGCTTTCGGCCCTTCTCGCGAGCAGGGGGGTTGGTTACGAGGTTCTCGCCTTCGAGGACGAGGTGAGGGTGAAGGTCACGAGGGGCAGGAGCCACGGGAAGGGCGGCTGGAGTCAGGACCGCTACAGGAAGCGCGTTCACAACCTCGTCAGGGATAAGGTGAGGGATATAAGCGAGAGGCTCAGAAGGGCCGGGATACCCTTTGATCTGGAGGTCAAGGAGAAGGATTACGGTCTGGCCCGGGGTGAGTTCAGGGTGTACGCCGGGAGGGAGGAGATCGCCGGGCTCATAAAACCCATGAGGGGGGGAGACGTTGAGGTCAGGATATATCCCGTGGAGAGATCGGAGCTTGGCTTCGCCCCGCTCAGGGGGGAGGAGGCGATACGCAGGAGAAAGAGCATCATAGTCGGTATAGACCCCGGGATAACCGTTGGAATAGCCGCGATAGATCTCAACGGCCGTATCGTTGCCCTTCACAGCGAGAGGAACATGCCCGTGGGCGAGGTCTTCAGGTTCATAAGCGACGTCGGGCATCCGCTTATCGTGGCCACCGACGTGAACCCGGCCCCGGGCTTCGTTGAGAAGATCGCCCGATCCTTCAAGGCTTCCCTCTTCGTTCCCCCCGAGAGCCTCCGGGTTGAAGAGAAGAAAGAACTCCTGAGGAACCTTGGGGTAAGGGTTGACGATGATCACCAGCGCGATGCACTGGCCGCGGCCTACAAGGCATACCTGCGGCTGAAACCGAAGCTCGAGCACATCGATGCCAGACTTCACGAGAGGGGCCTTGAGGGTAAGTCCGAAGAGGTTAAGGCTCTGGTCCTTCAGGGCTACAACCTCGGCGAGGCCATGCAGAGGGTCACGCTCCGTGAAAGGCCCGCGGAGGAGGAACCTGAAGGGAAGCCGGAAGTGGACGTGAGACCCTACGTCAGGAAAATCCGCGAGCTGGAGAGGAAGATAGAGCTTCTCGAAAGGGAAAACGCCGAGCTTAAGGGCATAATCCGGGAGCAGAGAAAGACCATCGGCAGGCTCGAGAGGAGGATAGCGGATTACGATGAAGAAGTCAGGAAAAAGGTTCTCCGCGAGAGGGAGCTCGAGGCGAAGGTCAAGCGTATAGACCTGCTTGAAAAACAGCTCCGCGAGGCCCGTGAGGTAATAGAGCGCCTGAGCAGGCACCTAACCACGGTGAAGAGAATGAACGTGGTTGAGGTGAGGGGGTCCGCGGTTCCGCTTAAGGTCCTCAGGATCCTGAGCTGGAGGGAACTCGAAAGGATAGAACGGGAAGTGGGCATCAGGCGGGGAGATGTGCTGTACGTTATCAACCCGGCAGGAGCAGGAAGGGGAATGGCCGAGGAGCTCGTCGAGAAGGGTATCCGGGCGTTGATAACCGAGAAACCCCTGCCAGGGGAAGTCGTGGAGGTTCTCAGGGAGGCCCACGTTCCCTTCTTTACCGGCGAAGAACTCAACGTTAAGCGGGTGGATGAGTTTGCGGTGGTGGAGAGGGAAACGCTCGAGAGGGCCATTGAGGAACTCCTTTCCAGATGGGAGGAAGAGGACAGGGAGAGGGAAGCTGAGAGGATCCTTCAGCTGGTCGAGGAATACCGGCTCGAACGCGTCAGGGAGCTGAGGAGAAAGGCGGAGGAGGAACGCAGGTGA